One genomic region from Sulfurimonas sp. encodes:
- a CDS encoding nitrous oxide reductase accessory protein NosL produces MVITLPTLGRVFCGICPHGFMGKYITKFGLKKTMPKWMQNQYIGVFLLVIGWWGIYYMFPGVYRTAMGTAIMFTVMTLISFVVYFLYKDMSYCKYICPIGTLTRAYSKLSFTWLGTYKSACNECKTFECATACPYNLKPFTFDKRNSMTDCTLCMDCSSACEAVSFKTKKPSFSLFSKFQTLKAEVWAFVLILASIPITMSFHHGIGRSNAASDMIWSKTAEFFKGFISFGSIDPIGLFAFLYAMLFTIVAALVGMFIASKILQKDFSKIFYDLGYSYAPLFILGSIAHSLETFFIKGYEKIVEGFAQGFGFTVDVASLANRGDSWLHMFGILKWIAIAWALIILYKRMKLLDANKMRKIIAYPFAASLIIFFLSVNMYRSLILDTYGRVSGGHGSHGGGAKMFQAVLNDKATILQSGRSKKSCTTCGMKLANSFKANYVAKQDGVTKQFCSLHCFSKEISIKKTPLTDFQVVDLKSLKFIDAKKAYYVLGSKKRGVMSKMSKLAFASQAEAIAFITKYGGKIVSFDEAYKNALRDFQKRPSQSYKKPTAFNTIYFSDTNPEAKKRKSYSGGHSHGGARNKVPSKKMWPTFEDNSGKKNCLGNIDADLYVLDANLITTKLTSSKDRGCKSVSFKMPDNGYYNLYYNSKTLQDKTLYVQTAKYEKMRFNHSNDAVYDEEKMSAHTIAEVPFDILRLREDGETFYHRLYSGDKIRLKVMLNSKAIQNASLTLSTQTGWSKTIKTDKDGVAVFTLLKDYFPEWNKFDRRHKNQFLLTANFAENAKGTHNDKEYASINYEATYTSTYYPADSAYRSYAYGLFAATSTAILSGFAIYWFRKRRQRPFKEVRFDEKN; encoded by the coding sequence ATGGTTATCACTCTCCCTACATTAGGAAGAGTTTTCTGTGGCATCTGCCCTCATGGTTTTATGGGAAAATACATTACAAAATTTGGTTTAAAAAAGACTATGCCAAAATGGATGCAAAACCAATATATAGGTGTTTTTTTACTTGTAATTGGCTGGTGGGGGATTTACTATATGTTCCCTGGAGTCTATAGAACAGCTATGGGAACTGCTATTATGTTTACAGTTATGACCCTAATCTCTTTTGTAGTATATTTTTTATATAAAGATATGAGTTACTGTAAATATATCTGTCCTATTGGAACACTAACTAGAGCCTACTCAAAACTATCATTTACATGGTTGGGAACTTATAAAAGTGCTTGTAATGAATGTAAAACTTTTGAGTGTGCAACTGCTTGTCCTTATAACTTAAAACCATTTACATTTGACAAACGAAATTCTATGACTGACTGTACCCTATGTATGGATTGTAGCTCTGCATGTGAAGCGGTTAGTTTTAAAACTAAAAAACCATCATTTTCTCTATTTTCAAAATTTCAAACTTTAAAAGCAGAAGTATGGGCATTTGTTCTTATACTTGCTTCTATTCCAATTACAATGTCGTTTCACCATGGAATCGGACGAAGTAATGCTGCAAGTGATATGATTTGGTCAAAAACAGCTGAGTTCTTCAAAGGTTTTATTAGTTTTGGCTCAATAGACCCTATCGGTCTATTTGCATTTCTTTATGCGATGCTATTTACTATTGTAGCGGCTCTTGTTGGTATGTTTATAGCATCTAAAATTCTTCAAAAAGATTTTTCTAAAATATTTTATGATCTTGGATACTCTTATGCTCCACTATTTATATTAGGTTCAATCGCTCACTCGTTAGAGACATTTTTCATAAAGGGATATGAGAAGATAGTAGAAGGATTTGCTCAAGGTTTTGGATTTACTGTTGATGTAGCATCTCTGGCAAATAGAGGAGATAGTTGGTTGCATATGTTTGGCATACTCAAATGGATTGCAATAGCTTGGGCACTAATCATACTTTATAAAAGAATGAAACTACTAGATGCCAATAAGATGAGAAAGATTATAGCTTACCCTTTTGCAGCATCTCTGATTATTTTCTTCCTAAGTGTCAATATGTACAGATCACTTATTTTAGATACTTACGGCAGAGTTTCTGGAGGACATGGCAGTCATGGTGGTGGTGCGAAGATGTTTCAAGCAGTACTAAATGATAAAGCCACAATCTTACAATCAGGTAGAAGTAAAAAATCTTGTACAACTTGTGGAATGAAGTTGGCAAACTCTTTTAAAGCCAACTATGTAGCAAAACAAGATGGGGTAACTAAACAATTCTGTTCTCTTCACTGTTTTTCAAAAGAAATCAGTATCAAAAAAACTCCACTTACAGACTTTCAAGTTGTAGATTTAAAAAGTTTAAAATTCATAGATGCTAAAAAAGCTTACTATGTTTTAGGAAGTAAAAAAAGAGGAGTTATGTCAAAGATGAGCAAATTGGCTTTTGCCTCCCAAGCAGAAGCTATAGCCTTTATAACAAAATATGGCGGAAAAATTGTAAGCTTTGATGAAGCATATAAAAATGCTCTAAGAGATTTTCAAAAAAGACCATCTCAAAGTTATAAAAAACCAACAGCATTTAATACCATATATTTTTCAGATACTAACCCAGAAGCCAAAAAAAGAAAATCGTATAGTGGTGGGCATAGCCACGGTGGAGCAAGAAATAAAGTTCCTTCAAAAAAAATGTGGCCTACATTTGAAGACAACTCTGGAAAAAAGAACTGTTTGGGTAACATAGATGCCGATCTTTATGTTCTAGATGCTAACTTAATAACAACAAAACTAACATCTTCAAAAGATAGAGGCTGTAAATCTGTTAGTTTTAAAATGCCTGATAATGGCTACTACAACCTTTACTATAATAGTAAAACACTCCAAGACAAGACTCTTTATGTTCAAACGGCAAAGTATGAAAAAATGCGATTTAATCATAGTAACGATGCTGTTTATGACGAAGAAAAAATGTCAGCTCATACAATTGCTGAAGTACCTTTTGATATTTTAAGACTCAGAGAAGACGGTGAGACATTTTATCATCGTCTATATTCAGGCGACAAAATAAGACTAAAAGTTATGCTCAACTCTAAAGCCATTCAAAATGCGTCTCTTACCTTATCAACTCAAACAGGTTGGTCAAAAACCATTAAAACAGATAAAGATGGAGTAGCAGTTTTCACACTTTTAAAAGATTATTTTCCTGAGTGGAACAAGTTTGACAGAAGACATAAGAACCAATTTTTACTCACTGCAAACTTCGCAGAGAATGCTAAAGGTACACATAATGATAAAGAGTATGCATCTATAAACTACGAAGCGACATACACATCTACTTATTATCCAGCAGATAGTGCTTATAGGTCTTACGCTTATGGTCTGTTTGCGGCAACTTCTACAGCTATACTATCAGGGTTCGCTATATACTGGTTTAGAAAAAGAAGACAAAGACCTTTTAAAGAGGTGAGATTTGATGAAAAGAATTAG
- a CDS encoding sulfite exporter TauE/SafE family protein has translation MEYTAFISIFIIGLSYGATACMFSCMPFLSPILISNSSNTKQALGIILPFSLGRIFSYTLIAIVAYLSSVWVKQMLNDNQIFSIILGASTISMGIYLFYKSFNSTSSCGYTTPLIKKPKLNKLGFFTIGATMSINPCAPIMALLAVAANSSSIYNSIGLGLFFGVGAVIFSIIFYGFILSKLIKGLMLQFSSYKVYIERIAALLLITVGILVLNGVLVL, from the coding sequence ATGGAATATACAGCTTTTATATCAATATTTATCATTGGTCTCTCTTATGGAGCAACGGCATGTATGTTCTCATGTATGCCATTTCTAAGTCCTATACTTATTAGTAATTCTAGCAATACAAAGCAAGCACTAGGAATTATTTTGCCTTTTAGTTTAGGAAGAATATTCAGCTATACGCTAATAGCGATAGTGGCGTATTTGAGTTCTGTTTGGGTAAAACAGATGCTAAATGATAATCAAATTTTTAGCATCATATTAGGTGCTAGTACTATCTCTATGGGAATATATCTATTTTACAAGAGCTTTAATTCAACTAGTTCTTGTGGATACACTACACCATTAATAAAAAAACCAAAGTTAAACAAACTTGGTTTTTTTACTATTGGTGCAACTATGTCAATCAATCCATGTGCTCCGATTATGGCTCTTCTGGCAGTGGCAGCAAATAGCAGTAGCATCTACAACTCTATAGGACTAGGTCTTTTTTTTGGTGTCGGTGCTGTTATATTTTCAATAATATTTTATGGTTTTATACTCTCAAAACTAATTAAGGGATTGATGCTTCAATTTTCTTCTTATAAAGTTTATATAGAAAGAATAGCGGCGCTCCTGCTCATAACAGTAGGAATACTTGTACTAAATGGCGTTTTAGTACTTTAA
- a CDS encoding biopolymer transporter ExbD → MQIKKFDSINVVPFIDIMLVLLVIVLTTATFVAKGIIPVDLPNAKTATKQNNKKNLTITIKENGDILFDKVKVLKKDIIIELSKHDIEIPVHINCDKDAKFDLFVSVLDSLEEKEFKNLGIITKKN, encoded by the coding sequence TTGCAAATTAAAAAATTTGATTCAATAAATGTAGTCCCGTTTATTGATATTATGCTTGTACTTCTTGTAATAGTCCTTACAACTGCAACATTCGTAGCAAAAGGGATTATTCCTGTTGATCTTCCAAATGCAAAAACTGCAACAAAGCAAAACAACAAAAAGAATCTTACTATCACTATAAAAGAGAATGGTGATATTTTATTTGACAAGGTTAAGGTCTTAAAAAAAGACATTATTATAGAACTTTCTAAACATGATATAGAAATACCAGTTCATATCAACTGTGACAAAGATGCAAAGTTTGACCTGTTTGTTTCAGTTTTAGACTCTCTAGAAGAAAAAGAGTTTAAAAACCTTGGAATAATTACCAAGAAAAACTAA
- the exbB gene encoding TonB-system energizer ExbB, whose product MNIELIKDFVDYGVIGLLGVMSFMTFWFWIERIIFFREIDINNFETKEELEIVLTNNINIISTFGSNAPYIGLLGTVFGIIITFYSMGEGNDLDAKTIMTSLALALKATAMGLIVAIPAIVFYNHLARKIEVVLAHWDIKEKRKLAN is encoded by the coding sequence ATGAATATAGAACTAATAAAAGACTTTGTTGACTACGGTGTTATTGGACTTCTTGGAGTTATGAGTTTTATGACTTTTTGGTTTTGGATTGAGAGAATTATTTTTTTTAGAGAAATAGATATTAATAACTTTGAAACAAAAGAAGAACTTGAAATTGTACTTACTAACAATATCAACATTATCTCAACTTTTGGTTCTAATGCACCATATATCGGACTGCTTGGTACAGTATTTGGAATTATCATTACTTTTTATTCTATGGGAGAAGGTAATGATTTGGATGCCAAAACAATAATGACATCTTTAGCTCTTGCACTAAAAGCTACTGCTATGGGACTTATAGTAGCAATTCCTGCCATAGTATTTTACAACCATTTAGCTAGAAAAATTGAAGTTGTTCTAGCTCATTGGGATATAAAAGAAAAGAGAAAACTTGCAAATTAA
- a CDS encoding TonB-dependent receptor → MKKRVYLSVICALAINVAASDLGTIQVESSTIDDKFDTKKFNVSSTATMSGKEVESFHAENIADVLNTIPGVTVRKNEGDSNKIHIRGVATEMYMGEKPGVAIVIDGVPVQERAGSVNIDVDNIQSIKVIKGGASYLYGNDAIAGAIIITTKRPKSKNQGFIATEQGSYNYQKYLMTYNAATESFAMNVQGSFKKSDGYWENSDYWTKSINGKFQYYINDNSDITIGADKTLRYEDDTGSITHTTFDAGVYTNQVDNNPKSVGQVGYSTKYNIDLEKYFITYSNDITSNSNLMTQLYSYNDKTENRSGAYDSNSNGQKDDHLYDAYANTKQIGLKSEYRQNTQKSAGMIGLDIARNKEDKKRTYRVSYDPPGPRPVVPKGTVSSDTKLDESINAIYGELKYKVSEEFVATLNARYDQITYDYKNNLTSDTFEKKYYEDSYRVGATYKLDEDKIIFTNVSTGFRVPTISQLFAGDILSGRYTYANNPDIKTETTINYEIGLRQKTDLLSYEISIFQLNRDNTITRDSGNYVIDPTAPATSYGNFADIRNMGVELGVNSNKAKDLSFVFNYTYLDSQYTRFDSYKLILNGAVDSVHNLSGNTVPRTSKHTVYLEGNYRIIPSVILTADVKYRSSQYADELNRVKVNGYSVVNLRAKYNTKISDYKIEVFGKVENIFDERYYMMPRVTGDRNDDNLYDIRDMGLTVNPGRTFLAGASIKF, encoded by the coding sequence ATGAAAAAAAGAGTTTATCTATCGGTTATTTGTGCGCTTGCAATTAATGTAGCAGCCTCAGATTTAGGAACAATACAGGTTGAATCATCAACAATTGATGATAAATTTGATACAAAAAAGTTCAATGTATCAAGTACGGCAACAATGAGTGGTAAAGAAGTTGAGTCTTTCCATGCAGAAAATATTGCTGATGTTTTAAACACTATTCCAGGTGTTACTGTAAGAAAAAATGAAGGTGATTCAAACAAAATTCACATTAGAGGTGTTGCTACTGAGATGTATATGGGTGAAAAACCTGGTGTAGCAATCGTAATCGATGGTGTACCTGTTCAAGAAAGAGCAGGAAGTGTTAATATTGATGTTGATAATATTCAATCTATTAAAGTTATAAAAGGTGGTGCTTCATACTTATATGGTAACGATGCAATTGCCGGTGCTATCATTATTACAACAAAAAGACCTAAAAGTAAGAACCAAGGTTTTATCGCTACAGAACAAGGAAGTTATAACTATCAAAAGTATCTAATGACATACAATGCAGCAACAGAGAGCTTTGCTATGAATGTTCAAGGTAGCTTTAAAAAAAGTGATGGTTACTGGGAAAATTCTGATTATTGGACTAAATCTATTAATGGTAAATTTCAATACTATATAAATGACAACAGTGATATTACGATTGGTGCAGATAAAACACTAAGATATGAAGATGATACAGGTTCTATTACTCATACAACATTTGATGCAGGTGTTTATACTAATCAAGTTGATAACAATCCTAAAAGTGTTGGTCAAGTAGGATATTCTACAAAATATAATATAGATTTAGAAAAATACTTTATTACATACTCAAATGATATTACAAGTAACTCAAATCTAATGACTCAGTTATATAGCTATAACGATAAGACAGAGAATAGAAGTGGTGCATATGACAGTAATTCCAATGGTCAAAAAGATGATCATTTATATGATGCGTATGCAAATACTAAACAAATCGGTTTAAAATCAGAGTACAGACAAAATACACAAAAATCAGCAGGTATGATTGGTTTAGATATCGCCAGAAATAAAGAGGACAAAAAAAGAACATATAGAGTTTCTTATGACCCTCCAGGACCAAGACCTGTTGTACCAAAGGGAACAGTTAGTAGTGATACAAAATTAGATGAAAGTATTAATGCGATTTACGGCGAGTTAAAATACAAAGTATCTGAAGAATTTGTTGCTACTTTAAATGCAAGATATGATCAAATTACATATGATTATAAAAATAATTTGACATCAGATACATTTGAGAAAAAATATTATGAAGATTCTTATCGTGTAGGTGCAACATATAAACTTGACGAAGATAAAATAATATTTACGAATGTCTCTACAGGTTTTAGAGTTCCTACAATCTCTCAACTATTTGCGGGTGATATTCTATCCGGTAGATATACATATGCTAATAACCCTGATATAAAGACTGAGACAACTATCAACTACGAAATTGGTCTTAGACAAAAAACTGATTTGTTATCTTACGAAATCTCTATTTTCCAACTAAACAGAGATAATACGATTACAAGAGACAGCGGTAACTATGTAATTGACCCAACTGCTCCTGCTACATCTTACGGTAACTTTGCAGATATCAGAAACATGGGTGTAGAACTAGGTGTCAACAGCAATAAGGCAAAAGATTTGTCATTTGTTTTTAACTATACATATCTTGATTCACAATACACAAGATTTGACAGTTATAAGCTAATCTTAAATGGTGCAGTTGATAGCGTGCATAATCTTTCTGGAAATACTGTACCAAGAACTTCAAAGCATACAGTATATCTTGAAGGAAACTACAGAATCATACCAAGTGTAATACTTACGGCTGATGTTAAATACAGATCTTCTCAATATGCAGATGAACTTAACAGAGTTAAAGTTAACGGCTATTCAGTTGTTAACCTAAGAGCTAAATACAATACAAAAATATCAGACTACAAAATCGAAGTATTTGGAAAAGTTGAAAATATTTTTGATGAGCGATACTACATGATGCCTCGTGTAACTGGTGACAGGAATGACGATAATCTATATGATATAAGAGATATGGGATTAACTGTTAATCCAGGTAGAACATTCCTTGCAGGTGCATCTATAAAATTTTAA
- a CDS encoding type IV pilus twitching motility protein PilT → MSEEVKKVVDIKKLLKSVLAYGSSDLHLVVGSEPQIRIDKELRPLNLAILNAKDIEEMAYSLIEDKQKKLFEDLNELDFSFELKGIGRFRANYYRTIGGVACAFRMIPIDIPTLDEYGNPPIFKELIKKEKGLILVTGPTGSGKSTTLASMLHEINLTERRHIITIEDPVEFVHKNIKSLFSQRDVGNDTASFASALKYALRQDPDIILIGEMRDAETIGAALTAAETGHLVFGTLHTNSAPGTINRIIDVFDGDEQAQVRAQLASSLVAVVSQTLIPRIGGGKVATQEILITNPAVQNQIREDKVHQIYSQMQLNQRETHMSTQTQELLELLQKRSITKENAIKNSNRPEELIKMIDGL, encoded by the coding sequence ATGAGTGAAGAAGTTAAAAAAGTAGTTGATATAAAAAAACTACTAAAGAGTGTTTTAGCATATGGGTCAAGTGATTTACACCTTGTTGTTGGAAGTGAACCACAAATCAGGATAGACAAAGAACTTCGTCCTCTGAATCTTGCAATTTTAAATGCTAAAGATATTGAAGAGATGGCTTACTCACTCATAGAAGATAAACAAAAGAAACTTTTTGAAGATCTAAATGAACTTGACTTTTCTTTTGAGCTAAAAGGTATTGGTCGTTTTCGTGCAAACTATTACCGTACTATTGGTGGTGTTGCTTGTGCTTTTCGTATGATTCCTATCGATATACCAACTCTCGATGAGTATGGAAATCCCCCGATTTTTAAAGAACTTATAAAAAAAGAAAAAGGTCTTATACTTGTAACTGGACCAACAGGAAGTGGTAAATCAACTACTTTAGCATCTATGCTTCATGAGATAAACTTAACAGAAAGACGACATATTATCACAATCGAAGACCCTGTTGAGTTTGTTCATAAAAATATAAAATCTCTTTTTTCTCAAAGAGATGTTGGAAACGATACTGCCTCTTTTGCATCTGCACTTAAATATGCTCTAAGACAAGATCCAGATATCATTCTTATCGGGGAAATGAGAGATGCTGAAACTATTGGAGCGGCTTTAACAGCAGCAGAAACAGGTCACTTAGTTTTTGGAACACTTCATACAAACTCTGCCCCTGGAACTATAAACCGTATCATCGATGTTTTTGATGGAGATGAACAAGCTCAAGTAAGAGCACAGTTAGCATCTTCACTTGTAGCAGTTGTTTCTCAAACTCTAATCCCTCGAATCGGTGGTGGTAAAGTCGCAACTCAAGAGATTCTTATAACAAACCCTGCTGTTCAAAATCAAATCAGAGAAGACAAAGTTCATCAAATATACTCACAGATGCAACTAAATCAAAGAGAAACTCATATGAGCACACAAACTCAAGAGTTATTAGAACTGCTTCAAAAAAGAAGTATAACAAAAGAAAATGCTATTAAAAATTCAAATAGACCTGAAGAGCTTATTAAAATGATAGATGGGTTATAA
- the gatC gene encoding Asp-tRNA(Asn)/Glu-tRNA(Gln) amidotransferase subunit GatC: protein MQVNDALLTKLEKLSFLKVSDDKREEIITQLSEIVSFVDNLSALDTDGVDDKFAMNDNATFTREDLASCDTSINDNIIKNAPLSGDHFFIVPKIIE from the coding sequence ATGCAAGTAAATGACGCATTGCTAACAAAACTAGAAAAATTATCATTTTTAAAAGTTTCAGATGATAAAAGAGAAGAAATTATCACTCAATTATCTGAAATTGTTAGTTTTGTGGATAATTTAAGTGCATTAGATACAGATGGGGTTGATGATAAATTTGCGATGAATGATAATGCAACTTTTACAAGAGAAGATTTAGCTTCTTGTGATACAAGCATAAATGATAATATCATTAAAAATGCACCTCTAAGCGGTGACCACTTTTTTATAGTACCAAAAATAATCGAATAA
- a CDS encoding site-specific integrase, translating into MSNELEAFLEYISVTRALSKKSVEAYKSDLLHIEELTSASLIKLEQDSVLAVLSSYENKRTLNRKLSALNAFLIFVIKVSLKMKKQDTNLQKFQNFSLNFYHIKIY; encoded by the coding sequence TTGAGTAATGAGCTAGAGGCTTTTTTAGAATATATTAGTGTAACAAGAGCTCTTAGTAAAAAAAGTGTTGAGGCTTATAAGAGTGACTTGTTACACATAGAAGAGTTAACTTCTGCTTCTCTTATAAAACTTGAACAAGATAGCGTCTTAGCAGTGTTATCTAGCTATGAAAATAAAAGAACTTTAAATAGAAAACTTTCTGCGTTAAATGCTTTTTTGATTTTTGTTATAAAAGTCAGTTTAAAAATGAAAAAACAAGATACAAATTTGCAAAAGTTCCAAAACTTCTCCCTAAATTTTTATCATATAAAGATATACTAG
- a CDS encoding tyrosine-type recombinase/integrase, with protein MDRSSWLGLRDYALILFLFASGARISECLALRKEDIEDGWLHIRHAKGEKERIVPVAKVAVDAIKIYLNKRESDNEYVWCNYRGESLSRITAYKITQKYLQVSPHVLRHSYATALISGGADLRVVQELLGHASLMTTQIYTHIQKQDLKETVEVCHPLA; from the coding sequence ATAGACAGAAGTAGTTGGCTTGGACTTCGTGATTATGCTTTGATACTGTTTTTGTTTGCTTCAGGAGCAAGGATAAGTGAGTGCTTAGCTTTAAGAAAAGAAGATATAGAGGATGGCTGGTTACATATACGACATGCTAAAGGTGAAAAGGAACGCATAGTTCCCGTAGCTAAAGTAGCAGTAGATGCTATCAAAATATATCTCAATAAAAGAGAGTCAGATAACGAATATGTTTGGTGTAATTATAGAGGAGAAAGTTTAAGTCGCATAACCGCATATAAGATAACTCAAAAATATTTACAAGTTTCTCCTCATGTGCTTCGTCATTCTTATGCTACAGCACTTATAAGTGGAGGAGCAGATTTACGAGTAGTTCAAGAGTTGTTAGGTCACGCTTCACTAATGACAACTCAGATATATACACATATTCAAAAACAAGACTTAAAGGAAACTGTAGAAGTTTGTCACCCTTTGGCATAA
- a CDS encoding HD domain-containing protein has product MKNIKNKILSKTFLMSLFYRQNKWHQHGVFLHTLRVLYYTLKAKDYKLIGGAFLHDIGKPFVAYDKHDDEIPFFEYSFTDHEETSYQIIKNWFFLSEYTKKIVRYHYLIRDMHWSQHEDQVRYKSKKSNLG; this is encoded by the coding sequence ATGAAAAATATAAAAAATAAAATACTATCAAAAACTTTTTTAATGTCATTGTTCTATAGACAAAATAAATGGCATCAGCATGGTGTTTTTTTACATACTTTAAGAGTTCTCTATTATACTTTAAAGGCAAAAGACTATAAGCTTATTGGTGGAGCATTTCTGCACGATATTGGAAAACCATTTGTAGCGTATGATAAGCATGATGATGAGATACCTTTTTTTGAGTATAGTTTTACAGACCATGAAGAAACTTCTTATCAGATAATAAAGAACTGGTTTTTCTTAAGTGAATATACTAAAAAAATAGTTCGTTATCACTATCTTATAAGAGATATGCATTGGAGTCAACACGAAGACCAAGTAAGATATAAAAGTAAAAAAAGCAATCTGGGATAG
- a CDS encoding sulfite exporter TauE/SafE family protein, with translation METVNLLTIISIAFLGSFGHCIGMCGGIVLAYSTIKIEPQSSKVTKSVAHLLYSFGRVFTYSILGAIFGAIGGVVTFSNNANGALLIFAGIAMVLAGLSLMGKIKFLTLIEHSFSSSSIYKNAFKSVLNSKSNLSFFLLGMLNGLLPCGFVYFFAITAASTASPVYGALVMVVFGVSTIPAMFGLGFLTSLTSATSFRKMMMSLASIAVIIYGVYTIYNGYDYINRPEKTLTECHT, from the coding sequence ATGGAAACTGTAAATTTATTAACTATTATTAGCATCGCTTTTTTAGGTTCTTTTGGTCACTGCATCGGAATGTGTGGTGGTATAGTTTTGGCATACTCAACCATAAAGATAGAACCACAAAGCTCTAAAGTGACAAAAAGTGTAGCGCATCTACTTTACTCTTTTGGTAGGGTTTTTACATATTCTATCTTAGGTGCCATTTTTGGTGCAATAGGTGGAGTAGTTACATTTAGCAATAATGCAAACGGTGCTTTACTAATTTTTGCAGGAATTGCAATGGTTTTAGCAGGTTTGTCCTTGATGGGCAAGATAAAGTTTTTAACTCTTATAGAGCATTCTTTTTCATCTTCTTCGATTTATAAAAATGCTTTTAAAAGTGTGCTAAACTCAAAATCAAATCTTAGTTTCTTTTTACTTGGTATGTTAAATGGCTTACTACCATGTGGTTTTGTTTACTTTTTTGCTATAACAGCAGCTAGTACAGCAAGTCCAGTCTATGGAGCCTTAGTTATGGTAGTGTTTGGAGTAAGTACAATTCCTGCTATGTTTGGCTTGGGTTTTTTAACCTCTCTTACTTCTGCAACAAGTTTTAGAAAGATGATGATGTCTTTAGCATCTATCGCTGTTATAATATATGGAGTTTATACTATTTACAATGGTTATGACTACATAAATAGACCTGAAAAAACTTTAACAGAGTGTCATACTTAA
- a CDS encoding nucleotidyltransferase family protein, producing MIEILQHNIKKSFGDVAVYLFGSRTDDSKRGGDIDLAIDADISKQEFRKKKSLFLAMLMRIDFDYKIDIVSFNTKNELLYSEIHKNHIKLNFQ from the coding sequence GTGATTGAAATATTACAACATAATATAAAAAAGAGTTTCGGTGATGTAGCTGTATACTTATTTGGAAGTAGAACAGATGATAGTAAAAGAGGTGGAGATATTGATTTAGCGATAGATGCTGACATATCAAAGCAAGAATTTAGAAAGAAAAAATCTTTATTTTTAGCAATGCTTATGAGAATTGATTTTGATTATAAAATAGATATTGTAAGTTTTAATACAAAAAATGAATTGCTATATAGTGAGATACATAAAAATCATATAAAGTTAAATTTTCAATAA